One window from the genome of Bradyrhizobium xenonodulans encodes:
- a CDS encoding DedA family protein — protein sequence MTSFLDPLISFVSAHAWLAYLTLFLAALLEAVPVVGSVIPGSTIILALSALVPGGELKLQWVLLAAAVGAVLGDGSAYWIGHRRQREILSTWPLTNYPRVVAESENFFNRFGTWAVFFARFVPPIRAFVPVTSGALGMAPAKFYAVNIPAILVWAPAHVLPGVLAVSALHKYAGLHHHGHVGKHIWILAVATVAIIGGLGVWYYHRRQNGVVAAKPRA from the coding sequence GTGACGTCCTTCCTCGACCCCCTCATATCCTTCGTCTCGGCCCATGCGTGGCTGGCCTACCTGACCCTGTTCCTGGCGGCGCTGCTCGAAGCCGTCCCGGTGGTGGGGTCGGTCATCCCCGGCTCGACCATCATCCTGGCGCTGAGCGCGCTCGTTCCGGGGGGCGAGCTGAAGCTGCAATGGGTGCTGCTGGCAGCAGCGGTCGGCGCCGTGCTCGGCGACGGCTCGGCCTACTGGATCGGGCACCGGCGCCAGCGCGAGATCCTCAGCACCTGGCCGCTGACCAATTATCCGCGCGTGGTCGCCGAGAGCGAAAACTTCTTCAACCGTTTCGGCACCTGGGCCGTGTTCTTCGCCCGCTTCGTGCCGCCGATCAGGGCCTTCGTGCCGGTGACATCAGGCGCACTGGGGATGGCGCCGGCGAAGTTCTACGCGGTGAACATCCCGGCGATCCTAGTCTGGGCGCCGGCGCATGTGCTGCCGGGCGTGCTGGCGGTGTCGGCCCTGCACAAATATGCCGGGCTGCATCATCATGGGCACGTCGGCAAGCACATCTGGATCTTGGCGGTGGCGACCGTGGCGATCATCGGCGGCCTTGGCGTCTGGTACTATCACCGACGGCAGAACGGCGTCGTCGCAGCCAAGCCGCGGGCTTAG
- the cobS gene encoding cobaltochelatase subunit CobS, which translates to MTTAAMSKVEEVSGMPDMKVSVRQVFGIDSDLEVPAYSEVDPHVPEVDSDYRFDRATTLAILAGFARNRRVMVTGYHGTGKSTHIEQVAARLNWPCVRVNLDSHISRIDLVGKDSIVVRDGKQVTEFRDGILPWALQNNVALVFDEYDAGRPDVMFVIQRVLEVSGRLTLLDQNKVIKPHPAFRLFSTANTVGLGDTSGLYHGTQQINQGQMDRWSIVTTLNYLSHDEEVEIVLAKAKHYRTQEGRDIVNKMVRLADLTRNAFANGDLSTVMSPRTVITWAENSDIFGDIGFAFRVTFLNKCDELERPLVAEFYQRCFNAELPESAVNVALS; encoded by the coding sequence ATGACGACCGCCGCGATGTCCAAAGTTGAGGAAGTTTCCGGAATGCCCGACATGAAGGTGTCGGTGCGCCAGGTGTTCGGGATCGACAGCGATCTCGAAGTGCCGGCCTATTCCGAAGTCGATCCTCACGTGCCCGAAGTCGATTCCGACTATCGCTTCGACCGCGCCACCACGCTCGCCATTCTGGCCGGCTTCGCCCGCAACCGCCGCGTGATGGTGACCGGCTATCACGGCACCGGTAAATCCACCCACATCGAGCAGGTTGCGGCCCGCCTGAACTGGCCCTGCGTGCGTGTCAACCTCGACAGCCACATCAGCCGTATCGACCTCGTCGGCAAGGACTCCATCGTGGTCCGCGACGGCAAGCAGGTCACCGAATTCCGCGACGGCATTCTGCCCTGGGCGCTCCAGAACAACGTCGCGCTGGTGTTCGACGAATACGACGCCGGCCGCCCCGACGTGATGTTCGTGATCCAGCGCGTGCTGGAGGTCTCGGGACGCCTGACGCTGCTCGACCAGAACAAGGTGATCAAGCCGCACCCGGCGTTCCGCCTGTTCTCGACCGCCAACACGGTCGGCCTCGGCGACACTTCGGGCCTCTATCACGGCACCCAGCAGATCAACCAGGGTCAGATGGACCGCTGGTCGATCGTCACGACGCTGAACTATCTCAGCCACGACGAGGAAGTGGAGATCGTGCTGGCGAAGGCCAAGCACTATCGCACCCAGGAGGGCCGCGACATCGTCAACAAGATGGTGCGCCTCGCCGATCTCACCCGCAACGCCTTCGCCAACGGCGATCTGTCGACGGTGATGAGCCCGCGTACGGTGATCACCTGGGCGGAAAACTCCGACATCTTCGGCGATATCGGATTTGCCTTCCGCGTCACCTTCCTCAACAAGTGCGACGAGCTCGAGCGTCCCCTGGTCGCCGAGTTCTACCAGCGCTGCTTCAATGCGGAGCTGCCGGAATCGGCGGTCAACGTGGCGCTCAGCTAG
- a CDS encoding GNAT family N-acetyltransferase, translating to MPTITVERTIGTTKKAVLAGLSGYNHEHMGTQRLKGLAVSLKDRGKIVGGVVGQIWTTVLFIQFFWIEQKHRGQGHGAKLIAAIEDEARRIGAVRSHVDTMSFQAPGFYRSQGYEEFGVIDGYPGGVTRHSLTKSL from the coding sequence ATGCCGACCATCACCGTCGAGCGCACCATTGGGACCACCAAGAAGGCTGTGCTCGCCGGGCTCAGTGGCTACAACCACGAGCACATGGGGACGCAGAGGCTGAAAGGCCTCGCGGTCTCACTCAAGGACCGCGGCAAGATCGTCGGCGGGGTGGTCGGGCAGATCTGGACCACCGTTCTGTTCATCCAGTTCTTCTGGATCGAGCAGAAACATCGCGGCCAGGGTCATGGTGCGAAGCTGATCGCGGCGATCGAGGACGAAGCAAGGCGGATCGGCGCGGTTCGATCCCATGTCGACACGATGAGTTTCCAGGCGCCGGGTTTTTATCGTTCCCAAGGGTACGAGGAATTCGGCGTCATCGACGGCTATCCCGGCGGCGTGACGCGCCATTCGTTGACGAAGTCGCTATGA
- the cobT gene encoding cobaltochelatase subunit CobT — MSTSSSNSKFRNTKEAPTEPFKRSVASCLKAIAKSPELDVSFAAERPGLAPGKARLPEPARKMTKRDAAIVRGHADSIALKIACHDAKLHRKLMPGNPQARGVFEAVEQARVEAIGARRMAGVAKNLTAMLDDHFHRGKFDEITDRADAPLADALAMLVRERLTGMAPPTAAKKMVDLWRPILEDKIGKRLDRLDTLVEDQTRFGDAVHDLLTALDIGDERSADSEDNDDDEENRDGDNDQSGAEGSPDSDAAQEMSADQAQASSEEMSESAMESAQASTSDTFDDGELGDDETPGEATRPNAHGKNEPRGPEYHAFAPKFDEIISAEDLCDHDELERLRAYLDKQLAHLQGIVARLANRLQRRLMAQQNRAWDFDLEEGILDPARLSRVVTDPYHPLSFMHEKEATFRDTVVTLLLDNSGSMRGRPITVAATCADILARTLERCGVKVEILGFTTRAWKGGQSREAWLAAGKPANPGRLNDLRHIIYKSADAPWRRARKNLGLMMREGLLKENIDGEALDWAHKRLLGRPEQRKILMMISDGAPVDDSTLSVNPGNYLERHLRHIIEEIETRSPVELIAIGIGHDVTRYYRRAVTIVDAEELGGAITEKLAELFSETNTAPTQPAGRPRRKLHS, encoded by the coding sequence ATGAGCACATCATCATCCAACTCCAAATTCCGTAACACCAAGGAAGCTCCGACCGAGCCGTTCAAGCGCTCGGTGGCCTCCTGCCTGAAGGCGATCGCGAAGTCGCCCGAGCTCGACGTCAGCTTTGCCGCCGAGCGTCCGGGCCTCGCGCCGGGTAAAGCGCGACTACCTGAGCCCGCGCGAAAGATGACCAAGCGTGATGCCGCGATCGTGCGCGGCCATGCCGATTCCATCGCGCTCAAGATCGCCTGTCACGATGCCAAGCTGCATCGCAAGCTGATGCCGGGCAATCCGCAGGCGCGCGGCGTGTTCGAGGCGGTCGAGCAGGCGAGGGTCGAGGCGATCGGCGCGCGCCGCATGGCGGGCGTTGCCAAGAACCTCACTGCGATGCTCGACGATCATTTCCATCGTGGCAAGTTCGACGAGATCACTGACCGTGCCGATGCGCCGTTGGCGGACGCGCTGGCGATGCTGGTGCGCGAGCGCCTGACCGGCATGGCGCCGCCCACGGCCGCGAAGAAAATGGTCGATCTCTGGCGGCCCATCCTCGAGGACAAGATCGGCAAGCGGCTCGACCGGCTCGATACCCTGGTCGAGGACCAGACCCGGTTCGGCGATGCCGTGCACGACCTGCTGACGGCGCTCGATATCGGCGACGAGCGCAGCGCCGACAGCGAAGACAATGACGACGACGAGGAAAATCGCGACGGCGACAACGATCAGTCCGGCGCGGAAGGCTCGCCCGATTCCGATGCCGCGCAGGAGATGAGCGCCGACCAGGCGCAGGCCTCGTCGGAGGAGATGAGCGAGAGCGCGATGGAAAGCGCGCAGGCTTCGACCTCCGATACCTTCGACGACGGCGAGCTCGGCGACGACGAGACGCCCGGGGAAGCGACGCGTCCGAACGCGCACGGCAAGAACGAGCCGCGCGGGCCGGAATATCATGCCTTCGCGCCGAAATTCGACGAGATCATCTCGGCCGAAGACCTCTGCGACCATGACGAGCTGGAGCGCCTGCGCGCCTATCTCGACAAGCAGCTCGCGCATCTGCAGGGCATCGTCGCCCGTCTCGCCAACCGCCTTCAGAGGCGCTTGATGGCGCAGCAGAACCGCGCCTGGGACTTCGATCTCGAAGAGGGCATCCTCGACCCTGCGCGCCTGTCGCGCGTCGTGACCGATCCCTATCATCCGCTGTCCTTCATGCACGAGAAGGAGGCGACGTTCCGCGACACCGTGGTGACGCTGCTGCTCGACAATTCCGGCTCGATGCGCGGCCGTCCGATCACGGTTGCCGCCACCTGCGCCGACATTCTCGCCCGCACGCTGGAGCGTTGCGGCGTCAAGGTCGAGATTTTGGGCTTCACCACGCGCGCCTGGAAAGGTGGGCAGTCCCGCGAGGCGTGGCTTGCCGCCGGCAAGCCGGCCAATCCCGGCCGCCTCAACGATCTCCGTCACATCATCTACAAGTCGGCCGACGCCCCCTGGCGCCGGGCGCGGAAGAATCTCGGCCTGATGATGCGCGAGGGTCTCCTCAAGGAGAACATCGACGGCGAGGCGCTGGACTGGGCGCACAAGCGCCTGCTTGGGCGGCCCGAGCAGCGCAAGATCCTGATGATGATCTCGGACGGTGCGCCGGTCGACGATTCCACGCTGTCGGTCAATCCCGGCAATTATCTCGAGCGGCACCTGCGCCACATCATCGAGGAGATCGAGACCCGCTCGCCGGTCGAGCTGATCGCGATCGGCATCGGGCATGACGTGACGCGCTACTATCGCCGCGCGGTGACGATCGTGGACGCCGAAGAGCTCGGCGGCGCCATCACCGAAAAGCTCGCCGAGCTGTTCAGCGAGACCAACACAGCACCCACGCAGCCGGCCGGTCGCCCGCGACGCAAACTGCATTCGTGA
- a CDS encoding esterase-like activity of phytase family protein, whose protein sequence is MSTLPSRRSFIGHAAAGFSTLALSRLAQAQPAAEPSLRFAPIEHAVTEAASIEVNARQIPNFEPRDRSRTRFGSLQYRSGLVLTSPSRGFGGLSGLRLDTRGERFLAISDQGAWFTGSIRYAGGKMVGLDDVEAAPMLNAEGRPITEKRLWYDTESLARDGNLVYVGLERVNQIMRFDFSKGGTRARGEVLPTPPAVRKLPTNKGLEGMVVVPKGQPLAGTLIAFSERGLDADGNLVAFLIGGPTPGEFRVRRTDKFDISDAALLPSGELVILERKFSWFTGINIRIRAIPLKSIAPNALVDGPALFNADLGHEVDNMEGIDAHVTAEGETVLTLVSDDNFSMLQRTLLLQFTLVE, encoded by the coding sequence GTGAGCACGCTACCTTCCCGCCGCAGCTTCATTGGCCACGCGGCGGCGGGATTTTCCACCCTCGCGCTCTCCCGACTGGCGCAGGCGCAGCCTGCGGCCGAGCCGTCGCTGCGCTTCGCGCCGATCGAGCACGCCGTCACCGAGGCCGCCAGCATCGAGGTGAACGCGCGGCAGATTCCCAATTTCGAGCCGCGCGACCGCTCGCGCACACGCTTCGGCTCGCTGCAATATCGCAGCGGCTTGGTGCTGACCTCGCCCTCTCGCGGCTTCGGCGGCCTGTCCGGCCTCCGGCTCGATACCAGGGGCGAGCGCTTCCTCGCGATCTCCGACCAGGGCGCCTGGTTCACCGGCAGCATCCGCTATGCCGGCGGCAAGATGGTCGGCCTCGATGACGTCGAGGCCGCGCCGATGCTGAACGCGGAGGGACGGCCGATCACGGAGAAGCGGCTCTGGTACGATACCGAATCGCTCGCGCGCGACGGCAACCTCGTTTATGTCGGGCTCGAGCGCGTCAACCAGATCATGCGCTTCGACTTCTCGAAAGGCGGCACACGCGCCCGCGGCGAGGTGTTGCCGACGCCGCCGGCGGTGCGCAAGCTGCCCACCAACAAGGGGCTCGAAGGGATGGTTGTCGTGCCCAAGGGCCAGCCGCTTGCGGGCACGCTGATCGCGTTCTCCGAGCGCGGGCTGGATGCCGACGGCAATCTGGTCGCCTTCCTGATCGGCGGCCCCACGCCCGGCGAGTTCCGCGTCCGCCGCACCGACAAGTTCGACATCAGCGATGCCGCGCTGCTGCCCTCCGGCGAGCTCGTCATCCTCGAACGCAAATTCTCCTGGTTCACCGGCATCAACATCCGTATCCGCGCGATCCCGCTGAAATCGATCGCACCGAACGCGCTGGTGGACGGCCCCGCGCTCTTCAACGCCGATCTCGGCCACGAGGTCGACAACATGGAAGGCATCGATGCCCACGTCACGGCCGAGGGCGAGACCGTGCTGACGCTGGTGTCCGACGATAATTTTTCGATGCTCCAGCGCACGCTGCTGCTGCAGTTCACGCTGGTGGAGTAG
- a CDS encoding NADH:flavin oxidoreductase/NADH oxidase, which yields MSALFSPIKLRGLTLKNRIVVSPMCQYSADDGVATDWHFTHINNLALSGAAMFCIEATHVEAIGRITPGCLGLYSDAGEAALKQIITSVRKHSSTAIAMQLAHAGRKASSARPWDGGQLIPVEQGGWQTVGPSAVPHKEGEAAPLALDAAGLKRIRDAFVDAAKRAARLGIDAIELHGAHGYLMHQFLSPISNRRTDEYGGSLANRMRFPLEVYDAVRTVFPHDRPVGMRVSSTDWVEGGWDLAQTIEFANALKARGVDWIDASSGGVSPLQKIPLGPGYQVRFAETIKRETGLPTMAVGLITEAKHAEEIVGGGKADMVALARGMLYDPRWGWHAGAELGGEVDVPPQYWRSQPSTQKALFGKTTFGAR from the coding sequence ATGAGCGCCCTGTTTTCCCCGATCAAGCTGCGCGGCCTGACGTTGAAGAACCGCATCGTGGTGTCGCCGATGTGCCAGTATTCGGCCGACGACGGCGTCGCCACCGACTGGCACTTCACCCACATCAACAATCTGGCGCTGTCGGGGGCCGCGATGTTCTGCATCGAGGCGACCCATGTGGAGGCGATCGGCCGCATCACGCCGGGCTGTCTCGGGCTCTACAGCGATGCCGGCGAGGCGGCGCTGAAGCAGATCATCACCTCGGTGCGCAAGCATTCCTCGACCGCGATCGCGATGCAGCTCGCCCATGCGGGGCGGAAAGCGTCGAGCGCGCGGCCCTGGGACGGCGGCCAGCTGATTCCGGTCGAGCAGGGCGGCTGGCAGACGGTCGGGCCGTCCGCGGTGCCGCACAAGGAGGGCGAAGCCGCGCCGCTGGCGCTGGATGCGGCCGGCCTCAAGCGCATCCGCGACGCCTTCGTCGATGCTGCGAAGCGCGCCGCCCGGCTCGGCATCGACGCGATCGAGCTGCACGGCGCGCACGGCTATCTCATGCATCAGTTCCTGTCGCCGATCTCGAACCGGCGCACCGACGAATATGGCGGCTCGCTCGCAAACCGCATGCGCTTTCCGCTCGAAGTGTACGACGCGGTGCGCACCGTGTTCCCGCACGACCGGCCGGTCGGCATGCGGGTGTCGTCGACCGACTGGGTCGAGGGCGGCTGGGATCTGGCGCAGACGATTGAGTTCGCGAATGCGCTGAAGGCGCGCGGCGTCGACTGGATCGATGCCTCCTCCGGCGGCGTCTCGCCGCTGCAGAAGATTCCGCTCGGGCCCGGCTATCAGGTGCGATTCGCGGAGACCATCAAGCGCGAGACGGGATTGCCGACCATGGCCGTCGGCCTCATCACCGAAGCCAAGCACGCCGAGGAGATCGTCGGCGGCGGCAAGGCCGACATGGTCGCGCTCGCCCGCGGCATGCTCTACGACCCGCGCTGGGGCTGGCACGCCGGCGCCGAGCTCGGCGGCGAGGTCGATGTGCCCCCGCAATATTGGCGCTCGCAGCCCTCGACGCAAAAGGCGCTGTTCGGCAAGACCACGTTCGGAGCGCGGTGA
- a CDS encoding PilZ domain-containing protein, with amino-acid sequence MHPRRHARVKPSGLVSRQAKIITDPRAPVIVCTLIDYSPGGACVDLGGQVKIPDRFELLHVNTKKRCRIAWKRGTRVGVVF; translated from the coding sequence ATGCATCCGCGTCGACATGCCCGCGTCAAACCCTCAGGCCTGGTGTCCCGCCAGGCCAAGATCATCACCGACCCGCGCGCGCCCGTCATCGTCTGCACGCTGATCGACTATTCGCCGGGCGGGGCCTGCGTCGATCTCGGCGGGCAGGTGAAGATCCCCGACAGATTCGAGCTGCTGCACGTCAACACCAAGAAGCGCTGCCGCATCGCCTGGAAGCGCGGCACGCGCGTGGGCGTGGTGTTTTAG
- a CDS encoding DUF2235 domain-containing protein, which yields MEHDAKTDHKPEPKNLVICCDGTGNEISENISNVLKLYRCLRKTDKTRPRQMVFYDPGVGTVTEPTTWHRIKADVNLVLGLATGYGLDDNVLSAYCFLVEHYAPGDKIYLFGFSRGAYTVRVLAGLIHKIGLISPEQANLAGSGMVAYKQYSGTGRGNDVEDLRDVAVDDQGPLPKDQFDLAAQFARITSTRWATIHFIGVWDTVASVIVPRRDNLFFVFSLEELAFTRRNPSVAIFRQAIAIDERRRMFRLNKYEEPQDYWSNRYVPDEKKVPQDIMQVWFAGVHSDVGGGYAEAESGESKYPLIWMIGEAEKAGLNFNKRTVNQLAWGVQRKNSPFKYVPPEYTGKTGELHDSMTPGWRVLECIPKSAKYREWPERKEFLGLYIPCCEPRVIPDGAHVHESVVKRMDAEPTYRPVNLPARYETVPMPVPPGPSGGAEADEIVTG from the coding sequence GTGGAGCACGACGCCAAAACCGACCACAAACCCGAGCCCAAAAACCTCGTCATCTGCTGTGACGGCACAGGCAACGAGATTTCGGAGAACATCTCCAACGTCCTGAAGCTCTATCGCTGCCTGCGCAAGACCGACAAGACCAGGCCGCGGCAGATGGTGTTCTACGATCCCGGCGTCGGCACGGTGACGGAGCCAACGACGTGGCACCGCATCAAGGCCGACGTCAACCTGGTGCTGGGGCTCGCCACCGGCTACGGGCTCGATGACAACGTGCTCTCGGCCTATTGCTTCCTGGTCGAGCATTACGCGCCCGGCGACAAGATCTATCTGTTCGGCTTTTCGCGCGGCGCCTACACCGTGCGCGTGCTGGCGGGGCTGATCCACAAGATCGGCCTGATCTCGCCGGAGCAGGCGAACCTCGCTGGAAGCGGCATGGTCGCCTACAAGCAATATTCCGGCACCGGGCGCGGCAACGATGTCGAGGACCTCAGGGACGTCGCCGTCGACGACCAGGGGCCGCTGCCGAAGGACCAGTTCGACCTCGCCGCGCAATTTGCGCGCATCACCTCGACGCGCTGGGCGACCATCCACTTCATCGGCGTGTGGGACACGGTGGCGAGCGTGATCGTGCCGCGGCGCGACAATCTCTTCTTCGTGTTCAGCCTGGAGGAGCTCGCCTTCACGCGGCGCAATCCCAGCGTCGCCATCTTCCGGCAGGCGATCGCGATCGACGAGCGGCGCCGCATGTTCCGCCTCAACAAATACGAGGAGCCGCAGGATTATTGGAGCAACCGCTACGTGCCCGACGAGAAGAAGGTGCCGCAGGACATCATGCAGGTGTGGTTCGCCGGCGTGCACAGCGACGTCGGCGGCGGCTATGCCGAGGCCGAGAGCGGCGAGTCCAAATATCCGCTGATCTGGATGATCGGCGAAGCCGAAAAGGCCGGGCTGAACTTCAACAAGCGCACGGTGAACCAGCTCGCCTGGGGCGTCCAGCGCAAGAACTCGCCGTTCAAATACGTGCCGCCCGAATACACCGGCAAGACGGGCGAGCTGCACGATTCGATGACGCCGGGCTGGCGCGTGCTGGAATGCATTCCGAAGAGCGCCAAATACAGGGAATGGCCGGAGCGGAAGGAGTTTCTCGGCCTCTACATCCCTTGCTGCGAGCCGCGTGTCATCCCCGACGGCGCCCATGTGCATGAGAGCGTGGTGAAGCGGATGGACGCGGAGCCGACCTACCGGCCGGTGAATCTGCCGGCGCGGTATGAGACCGTGCCGATGCCGGTGCCGCCGGGGCCGAGCGGCGGCGCGGAGGCGGATGAGATCGTGACGGGGTGA
- a CDS encoding DUF1488 domain-containing protein, which produces MALTSGRYIGHEQDRGIVQFSMQDGGKEIACAVSTSAMDYLERGPQARPEQREAQFTRLRDRIEARAASKYRATEFEGTPPGIVLRSIDFRG; this is translated from the coding sequence ATGGCACTCACGAGCGGTCGCTATATCGGCCACGAGCAGGACCGGGGCATCGTCCAGTTCTCGATGCAGGACGGCGGCAAGGAGATTGCTTGCGCGGTCTCGACCTCCGCGATGGACTATCTCGAGCGCGGCCCGCAGGCCCGGCCCGAGCAGCGCGAAGCCCAGTTCACCCGCCTGCGCGACCGCATCGAAGCGCGTGCGGCGAGCAAGTATCGCGCGACGGAGTTCGAGGGCACCCCGCCGGGGATCGTGCTGCGGAGCATTGATTTTCGGGGGTAG
- the rpmB gene encoding 50S ribosomal protein L28: MSRRCELTAKGPLVGHKVSHSNIKTKRRFLPNLVNVTFISEALERNVRLRVSTNAVKSVDHNGGLDAFLLKAKADLLSPRALELKRAIQKKVGPTAAPAKKAS, encoded by the coding sequence ATGTCTCGCCGCTGCGAACTGACGGCCAAGGGCCCCCTCGTCGGCCACAAGGTCAGCCACTCCAACATCAAGACCAAGCGCCGCTTCCTGCCGAACCTCGTCAACGTGACGTTCATCAGCGAAGCCCTCGAGCGCAACGTGCGCCTGCGCGTCTCGACCAACGCGGTCAAGAGCGTCGACCACAATGGCGGCCTCGATGCCTTCCTGCTCAAGGCCAAGGCCGACCTGCTGTCGCCGCGCGCCCTCGAGCTGAAGCGCGCCATCCAGAAGAAGGTCGGCCCGACCGCCGCGCCGGCCAAGAAGGCCAGCTAA
- a CDS encoding DUF3108 domain-containing protein, producing MLASPRYLPRLGSAGRLAFAALCGLVVAWGADPVAAQGKLEAQYEASLAGIPVGKGAWNIDIGDDVFAAAASGGTTGLLKSFAGGSGTGASQGRVVNGTLVATGYQASTTTSKKTEEIHITLDKGNVKEFGIVPEPPVDADRIVVTDAHRRGVWDPMTASLLRVPGTGDPVTPDACHNAAPVFDGRMRYDLKLDFKRMETVKAEKGYKGPVVVCSLYFVPVAGYIPDRPVIKYLAAQRNIEIAFAPVAGTRILVPFWLKVPTPLGPAMLEATSFLTSAQPPKVAKTQ from the coding sequence GTGCTCGCATCTCCCCGATATCTACCCCGGCTGGGCTCGGCCGGCCGGCTCGCTTTCGCGGCCCTTTGCGGGCTCGTCGTGGCGTGGGGGGCTGATCCCGTGGCGGCGCAGGGCAAGCTCGAGGCGCAATATGAGGCCTCGCTGGCCGGCATTCCCGTCGGCAAGGGCGCCTGGAACATCGATATCGGCGACGACGTGTTCGCCGCCGCGGCTAGCGGCGGCACCACGGGGCTTTTGAAATCCTTCGCGGGCGGGTCCGGCACCGGCGCCTCGCAGGGCCGGGTGGTCAACGGCACGCTGGTTGCGACCGGATACCAGGCCTCCACCACCACCTCGAAGAAGACCGAAGAGATCCACATCACGCTCGACAAGGGCAATGTGAAGGAGTTCGGCATCGTGCCGGAGCCCCCGGTCGATGCCGACCGCATCGTCGTCACCGACGCGCATCGCCGCGGCGTCTGGGACCCGATGACGGCCTCGCTGTTGCGCGTGCCCGGCACCGGCGATCCCGTGACGCCGGACGCCTGCCACAACGCTGCGCCGGTGTTCGACGGCCGCATGCGCTACGACCTGAAGCTCGATTTCAAGCGCATGGAGACGGTGAAGGCGGAGAAGGGCTACAAGGGTCCGGTCGTGGTCTGCTCGCTCTATTTCGTGCCTGTGGCGGGCTACATCCCCGACCGCCCCGTGATCAAATACCTCGCCGCCCAGCGCAACATCGAGATCGCGTTTGCCCCCGTGGCCGGCACGCGCATCCTGGTGCCGTTCTGGCTGAAGGTCCCGACCCCGCTGGGCCCGGCGATGCTGGAAGCCACCAGCTTCCTGACCTCCGCCCAGCCCCCCAAGGTCGCGAAGACGCAGTAG
- a CDS encoding IS30 family transposase — translation MESRARASRPQEARREDCRRFWAAIASGRSSEDAAVEAGVSPSVGVRWFRRAGGMPPTHLSPSSRLPSERYLSFAEREEIAILRVQGHGVRAIARQLDRAPCTISRELRRNVARRHGAPQYRATTAQWHADRSARRPKPAKLAINPPLRDYVQDRLAGMIAKPDGELLAGPKVVWKGRRAVHRQNRRWARAWSPEQISRRLRLDFPEDETMRISHEAIYQALYVQGRGALRRELTACLRTGRVLRMPRARVRKGRSFIPSEIMISQRPAEAADRAVPGHWEGDLIMGLGSSAIGTLVERTTRFTILLHLPRITGHEQEARVKNGPALAGHGAEAVRDAITRAIVSMPEQLRRSLTWDQGAELAQHARLRIDAGLQVYFCDPHSPWQRGTNENTNGLLRQYFPKGTDLSLHNSGDLEAVALALNTRPRKTLGWKTPAETLDQLLQVNDTQGVATSG, via the coding sequence ATGGAGAGCCGTGCGCGAGCAAGTCGTCCTCAAGAGGCCCGACGAGAGGATTGTAGACGGTTCTGGGCTGCGATTGCCTCGGGGCGATCGAGCGAAGATGCTGCGGTTGAGGCCGGGGTATCGCCTTCGGTTGGAGTGCGCTGGTTCCGGAGGGCGGGCGGCATGCCGCCAACACATTTGTCACCGTCGTCAAGGCTTCCATCGGAGCGCTATCTCTCGTTCGCCGAGCGCGAGGAGATCGCCATCTTGCGTGTGCAGGGTCATGGGGTGCGAGCCATCGCTCGTCAGCTTGATCGAGCTCCCTGCACGATCTCTCGTGAACTCCGTCGTAATGTGGCGCGCCGCCACGGCGCCCCACAGTACCGAGCAACCACGGCACAATGGCACGCTGATCGGTCCGCCCGACGGCCCAAGCCGGCGAAGTTGGCGATCAATCCGCCCCTGCGGGATTACGTGCAGGACAGGCTTGCCGGTATGATCGCCAAGCCGGACGGGGAGCTCCTGGCTGGCCCGAAGGTCGTGTGGAAGGGACGCCGGGCTGTGCATCGGCAAAACCGGCGCTGGGCCAGGGCATGGAGCCCGGAACAGATTTCTCGGCGACTTCGGCTGGACTTTCCCGAGGATGAGACGATGCGCATCAGTCACGAGGCGATCTATCAGGCACTTTATGTGCAGGGTCGAGGAGCTTTGCGCCGCGAACTGACGGCCTGCTTGCGCACCGGGCGGGTGTTGCGGATGCCGAGGGCGCGCGTCCGCAAAGGCAGAAGCTTCATTCCTTCCGAGATCATGATCAGTCAACGTCCGGCGGAAGCCGCCGATCGAGCTGTGCCGGGCCACTGGGAAGGTGATCTCATTATGGGTCTTGGAAGTTCCGCGATCGGCACCTTGGTGGAGCGCACGACCCGCTTTACCATTCTGCTGCATCTGCCGCGTATCACAGGCCATGAACAGGAAGCTCGCGTGAAGAACGGACCTGCACTCGCCGGACATGGCGCTGAGGCAGTGCGCGACGCCATCACCCGCGCAATCGTCAGCATGCCCGAACAGCTGCGTCGATCGCTGACCTGGGATCAAGGAGCTGAACTGGCTCAGCATGCACGCCTGAGGATCGATGCAGGCCTGCAGGTCTACTTCTGTGACCCTCATAGCCCATGGCAGCGCGGCACCAACGAGAACACAAATGGGTTGCTGCGCCAGTACTTTCCAAAAGGGACCGATCTTAGCCTGCACAACTCTGGTGATCTCGAGGCCGTGGCTCTCGCACTCAACACCAGGCCCAGGAAAACCCTCGGCTGGAAAACACCGGCCGAAACTCTCGACCAATTGCTACAAGTGAACGATACACAGGGTGTTGCGACGAGCGGTTGA